Proteins encoded together in one Triticum dicoccoides isolate Atlit2015 ecotype Zavitan chromosome 7B, WEW_v2.0, whole genome shotgun sequence window:
- the LOC119337440 gene encoding beta-catenin-like protein 1: MDAAAAAQKRKRAEQEEEQAATDGLDVLDLRAAKRLLLGFERRLRDNLEARMKHPDDPARFADSELALHAETDRLRLLAGAPELFPDLVPLGLASSLSSLLTHENADLAAAAASLLADLTDSDDPSDLAGVQALADALVDANALDLLVHNLSRLSEADPDEAEAVHHSLAVLENLIDLRPHLADLVCDRTKVLRWLLARVKARDFEANKQYASEILAILLQNSPANQKRLGQMNGVDGLLQAVAMYKSRDPRTTDEEEMLENLFDCLCCVLMPLGNKERFVKAEGVELMIIIMKQKKSAYSSAIRTLDFAMTRFPPACERFVDVLGLKTAFAAFMGKIPVNKKNKNESYQEELEERIISLVASLFGGITKGSRRIRLLGKFVENECEKIDRLMELYIRYSDRVKAETERFESLDLDDLEMDDDERYNRKLEAGLYTLQLVALILGHIWHSGNSQMRTRIELLLRQNKLTKDDVKEILQEYHDNIGDLDGPEEKEKAQGRTKEIIAALS, translated from the exons atggacgccgccgccgccgcgcagaagcggaagcgggcggagcaggaggaggagcaggCGGCGACCGACGGGCTCGACGTGCTCGACCTGCGGGCGGCGAAGCGGCTGCTTCTGGGCTTCGAGCGCCGCCTCCGCGACAACCTCGAGGCCCGCATGAAGCACCCGGACGACCCGGCCCGGTTCGCCGACTCCGAGCTCGCTCTCCACGCCGAGACGGACCGgctccgcctcctcgccggcgcgccGGAGCTCTTCCCCGACCTGGTcccgctcggcctcgcctcctccctctcctcgctCCTCACCCACGAAAACGCCGACCTGGCCGCCGCGGCCGCCTCCCTCCTCGCCGACCTCACCGACTCTGACGACCCCTCGGACCTCGCCGGGGTGCAGGCCCTCGCCGACGCGCTCGTCGACGCCAACGCGCTCGACCTGCTCGTGCACAACCTCTCGCGGCTCTCCGAGGCGGACCCCGACGAGGCCGAGGCGGTGCACCACTCCCTGGCCGTCCTCGAGAACCTCATCGACCTCCGCCCGCACCTCGCCGACCTCGTCTGCGACCGCACCAAGGTGCTCCGGTGGCTGCTGGCCCGCGTCAAGGCCCGCGACTTCGAGGCCAACAAGCAGTACGCCTCCGAGATCCTCGCCATCCTGCTGCAGAACAGCCCCGCCAACCAGAAGCGGCTTGGCCAGATGAACGGCGTCGACGGCCTGCTGCAGGCCGTCGCCATGTACAAGTCCAGGGACCCCAGGACCACCGACGAGGAGGAGATGCTCGAGAACCTCTTCGACTGCCTCTGCTGTGTGCTCATGCCGCTTGGGAACAAGGAGCGGTTCGTCAAGGCCGAGGGCGTCGAGCTCATGATCATTATCATGAAGCAGAAGAAGTCTGCCTACAGCTCCGCCATCAGGACGCTGGATTTCGCCATGACCAGGTTCCCGCCTGCCTGCGAGCGCTTTGTCGACGTGCTCGGGCTCAAGACTGCTTTTGCGGCGTTCATGGGTAAG ATTCCTGTgaacaagaaaaacaaaaatgagagCTATCAGGAGGAGCTAGAAGAACGCATCATTTCACTAGTTGCTTCATTGTTTG GTGGTATCACGAAAGGTTCACGAAGGATCAGGTTACTAGGCAAATTTGTTGAGAATGAATGTGAAAAGATAGACCGTCTGATGGAGCTATACATACG GTATTCAGACAGAGTGAAAGCTGAGACCGAAAGGTTCGAAAGCCTCGATTTAGATGATTTAGAG ATGGACGATGATGAGCGGTACAACCGGAAACTTGAAGCTGGGCTTTACACGCTTCAG CTAGTGGCGCTTATTCTTGGGCATATCTGGCACTCTGG GAACTCACAGATGAGGACAAGAATAGAGTTGCTCCTGAGACAGAACAAGCTGACAAAGGATGATGTCAAGGAGATACTTCAG GAGTACCACGACAACATCGGGGACCTGGATGGGCCGGAAGAGAAGGAGAAGGCGCAAGGGCGGACCAAGGAAATCATAGCCGCGTTGTCGTGA
- the LOC119341557 gene encoding large ribosomal RNA subunit accumulation protein YCED homolog 1, chloroplastic-like, producing the protein MVYYPLVAAARCHCPPLLLPRRAPPATAATPLRRRPLQLRLLTSSPGLRTRGRRHAVDPEDDDGFLTLDLEDLEGFADGDAEEGPSPWEGAVVYRRDAAAQHVEYATTLERLGLADLSSPHSRARAAAMGITPPSKPRRGAGDAAATTPVLVSVDVARRRGRLRLDGILRTVITLGCYRCAEPAAEGVFTNFSLLLTEDPVEEPDVVDLGTIYEEDRTKFPSITGSEDENDEDIDWDDRLHFPAGEKEIDISKNLRDIIHLEITLDAFCSSTCKGLCLVCGANLNTSSCSCSTEEPQAKDARRPGTLKDLLKPMQRRL; encoded by the exons ATGGTGTATTATCCGCTCGTCGCCGCCGCGCGCTGCCACTGcccgcccctcctcctcccccgccgcgCCCCGCCGGCGACGGCGGCCACCCCGCTCCGTCGCCGCCCCCTCCAGCTCCGTCTCCTCACCTCCTCGCCCGGACTGCGGACCCGTGGCCGCCGCCACGCCGTCGAccccgaggacgacgacggctTCCTCACCCTCGACCTGGAGGACTTGGAGGGGTTCGCCGACGGGGACGCGGAGGAGGGGCCGTCGCCGTGGGAGGGGGCCGTGGTGTACCGGCGCGACGCGGCGGCGCAGCACGTCGAGTACGCCACCACCCTGGAGCGCCTCGGCCTGGCCGACCTCTCGTCCCCGCACTCCCGCGCGCGTGCGGCCGCCATGGGCATCACGCCCCCCTCCAAGCCGCGGCGCGGCGCCGGGGACGCGGCCGCGACGACGCCCGTGCTCGTCTCCGTCGACGTCGCCCGGCGCCGCGGCCGGCTCCGGCTCGACGGCATCCTGCGCACCGTCATCACCCTCGGCTGCTACCG GTGTGCTGAGCCAGCTGCCGAAGGCGTATTCACGAATTTCTCTCTCCTGCTGACAGAAGACCCGGTGGAGGAACCCGACGTGGTCGACCTCGGCACCATATACGAAGAAGACAGAACCAAATTCCCTTCGATAACCGGCAGCGAGGACGAGAACGATGAAGATATAGACTGGGATGACCGCCTGCATTTCCCTGCCGGGGAGAAGGAGATCGACATCTCGAAGAACCTTCGGGACATCATCCACTTGGAGATAACGCTGGACGCCTTCTGCAGCAGCACCTGCAAGGGCCTGTGCCTCGTCTGCGGCGCAAACCTCAACACGAGCAGCTGCAGCTGCAGCACGGAGGAGCCGCAGGCCAAGGACGCCAGGCGTCCGGGAACCCTCAAAGACCTGCTGAAGCCTATGCAGAGAAGATTATGA